The Streptomyces sp. V4I8 genome includes the window TCGACTGGTTGTTCTTGACCTGGACACGCCCCCAGGGGTTCTCCGGGTTCGGCAGGTACTCGTCCTGGAAGACCGCCCAGATGTCGCCGCCGGTGACCTCGCCGCCCTCGGCGTCCGTCTTCGCCTGGATGAGCTTGGAGAACTCGATCTGCATCCGGCGCGGCAGGTCCAGCTTGTGGTCGTTCTTCAGGACGTACGCGATACCGCCCTTGCCGGACTGCGAGTTGACGCGGATGACGGCCTCGTACGACCGCCCGACGTCCTTCGGGTCGATGGGCAGGTAGGGCACGGCCCACTCGATGTCGTCGACCGTGACCCCGCGAGCCGCGGCGTCGGCCTCCATCGCGTCGAAGCCCTTCTTGATGGCGTCCTGGTGGGAGCCGGAGAAGGACGTGTAGACCAGGTCGCCCACGTACGGGTGGCGCGGGTGGACCTCCATCTGGTTGCAGTACTCCCACACGCGACGGATCTCGTCGATGTCGGAGAAGTCGATCTGCGGGTCGACGCCCTGGGAGAACAGGTTCATGCCCAGGGTGACCAGGTCGACGTTGCCGGTGCGCTCGCCCTGCCCGAACAGGCAGCCCTCGATGCGGTCGGCGCCGGCCATCAGGGCCAGCTCGGCGGCGGCGACGGCCGTACCGCGGTCGTTGTGCGGGTGGACCGACAGGCAGACGTGCTCGCGGCGGGACAGGTTGCGGCCCATCCACTCGAAGCGGTCCGCGTGCGTGGAGGGCGTCGAACGCTCCACCGTGGCCGGCAGGTTGAGGATGATCTCGCGGCCCGGGCCGGGCTGCCAGACGTCCATGACCGCCTCGCAGACCTCCAGCGCGAAGTCCAGCTCGGTGTCGGTGAAGATCTCGGGGCTGTACTGGTAGCCGAACTCGGTCTCCGGGCCCAGCAGCTTCTCGGCGTACTCCATCACCAGACGGGTGCCGTCGACGGCGATCTGCTTGATGTCGTCCTTGGAGCCACGGAAGACGACCCGGCGGAAGACGGGGGCGGTGGCGTTGTACAGGTGGACCGTGGCGCGCTTGGCGCCCTTCAGGGACTCCACCGTGCGCTCGATCAGGTCCTCGCGGGCCTGGGTCAGTACGGAGATGGTGACGTCGTCGGGGATCGCACCCGGCTCTTCGATGATCGACCGCACGAAGTCGAAGTCCGTCTGTCCCGACGCGGGGAAGCCGACCTCGATCTCCTTGTAGCCCATCTTGACCAGCTGGTCGAACATCCGGCGCTTGCGCTCGGGCGACATCGGGTCGATCAGGGCCTGGTTGCCGTCACGCAGGTCGGTGGAGAGCCAGCGGGGGGCGGTGGTGACGCGCTTGGCCGGCCAGGTGCGGTCCGGGATGTCGACCTGCTCGTAGCGGCCGTACTTGTGGATCGGCATGGAACTGGGCTGCTGGCGGTTCGCCATGATGCGGGGGCTCCTCAGGGTGTCCGGAAGGACGGCCGACGACGCAACGCCAAGCTCCGCGGGGAGGGAGTCGACCTGGACTACAGGCCCTCGCCGCGGCAGCTAAGAAGAAGCAGCCCGAAACGCATGATGCGCAGCATGCTAGCCGAGCCGCTCCCCGTGCGGGGCGTCGTATCAGTATGCGGGACCCGGGGGATGAAGCGGACAAAAAGTGCGCCATACCACTCCGTCACGGAGCGTGCGGCTACCTGTCCGCATATTTCACCAATCATGGTGGCGGGTAGTGACAGTGCGATGACCCAGTGCAATGGTGCCGGGCATGACGACCAACGGGGGCTTCGAGCCCGTCTTCTGCACCGTCGTACCGCCGCACGTCCTCGACAAGCTGGCACGGAACGACGACCCCGCACTCTCCGGTCCCGCTCGGCGGACCCTGATGCGCGACAGCGAGCTGCGCGGCAGGCGTCGCGTGACGACCGAGTTCGCCCTCGCGGCCGCCCCGGCGGCGAAGGCACCGTCGGACCGGCCGCTGCGCACGATCTACGACGCCGAGCACCGCACCGCCCTGCCCGGCACCAAGGTCAGCGGCGAGGGCGCGGACCCCGGCCAGGACGCCACGGTCAACCGCGCCTACGCGGGTCTCGGCGCCACCTTCGACCTCTTCCTCAAGGCCTACGCCCGCCACTCCATCGACGGCGACGGACTGCCCCTGGACGCCACCGTCCACTACGACGAGAACTACAACAACGCCTTCTGGAACGGCGAGCAGATGGTGTTCGGCGACGGGGACGGGGAGATCTTCCTCGACTTCACCATCCCGATCGACGTCATCGGCCACGAGCTCACCCACGGCGTCACCCAGTACACGGCCAACCTGACCTACTACGGCCAGCCCGGCGCGCTGAACGAGTCGATGTCGGATGTCTTCGGCGCCCTCATCAAGCAGTACACGCTCGGCCAGACCGCCGCCGAGGCCGACTGGCTGATCGGCGCCGGGCTCCTCGCCCCGAGCGTCACCGGCAAGGCCCTGCGCTCCATGAAGGAGCCGGGCAGCGCGTACGACGACGATGTCCTCGGCAAGGACCCGCAGCCCGCGACCATGGACGACTACGTCCGCACCGGCCGCGACAACGGCGGCGTCCACATCAACTCCGGCATCCCCAACCACGCCTTCTACCTGGCCGCCACCGCGCTCGGCGGCCACGCCTGGGAGAAGGCGGGACAGATCTGGTACGACGTCCTGACCGGCGGCGAGCTGTCGGACCGGGCCCTGTTCACCGACTTCGCGGGGCTCACCGTGAAGGCCGCGCGGGAGCGCTTCGGCGACGGCGGTGACGAGTTCCAGGCCGTGTCGAAGGCGTGGGAGCAGGTCGGGGTGCGGATCCTGTGAGTCCGTACTAGACAGAGACCCATGCGTATTCAGGTACGGCGCACGGGTGGCTTCGCGGGCATCGAGCGGCACGCCGAGGTGGACACCTCGGGGCGGTCGGACGCCCAGGAGTGGCACGCCCTGGCCGAGAGCGCGGTCGCGTCCGGCCGGGGCACGCCCCCCGTCGGGGTCCCGGACGGCTTCAGCTACCAGATCACCGTGGACGGCAGGACGGTCTACTGCGCTGATCCCCGGCTCACGGACGAGCAGCGCAAGCTGATCAGCCGGGTACTGAAGGAGGGGGCGTAACAGCGAGGGGCGCAACAGCAAGGGGCGCGACACGAAGGGCGTAACTGGTTCTTCACGCCTGCCCGTTGACTTCCGTTACCGCCGGTACGGATGATCCGGCGCATGGCGACTGATGCGCGCGGCGCGACGAACCCGATACCCCAGTTCCCGGCCGGCTTCCTGTGGGGCGTCTCGACGTCCGCCCACCAGATCGAGGGCGCCGTGGACAAGCGCGAGCGGTCCGTGTGGGACGCCTTCACGGCCGAACCGGGACGGGTGAAGGACGGCTCCACGGCCGCGACGGCCTGCGACCACTACCACCGCTACCCCGAGGACGTGGCGCTCCTGGCCGGCCTGGGCGTGGACGCGTACCGCTTCTCGATCTCGTGGCCCCGCGTGAACAGCCCGAACGGCCTCGACTTCTACGACCGACTGGTGGACGAGCTGTGCGCGGCGGGCGTGCGGCCGGTGCCGACGCTCTTCCACTGGGACCTGCCGGTCGCGCTGGACTGGCTCGACCGGGACACCGCCGACCGCTTCGCCGCGTACGTGTCGGTGGTCGCCGAGCGCCTGGGCGACCGCGTCCAGAAGTGGATCACGATCAACGAACCCGCCGAGCACACCCTGCTGGGCCACGCCCTCGGCACCCACGCGCCGGGCAGGCAGCTCCTCTTCGACGCGCTCCCCGCCGCCCACCACCAGCTGCTGGCCCACGGCAGGGCCGTACAGGCCCTGCGCGCGGCCGGCGCCACGGACATCGGGATCGCCAACTCGCACGGCCCGACCTGGCCGGCCTCCCAGGAACAGGCGGACCTGGAGGCGGCGGGCTTCTACGACGTCCTCCTCAACCGGCTCTTCGCCGACCCGCTGCTGCTCGGCGCGTACCCGGACGGCATCGGCGAGTTGCTGCCGGGCGACGTCGAGGCGGACCTGAAGACCATCTCCGAACCCCTCGACTTCTACGGCGTCAACTACTACGCGCCGACCCGCGTGGGCGCCCCGCAGGGCACCGAGATCGACTTCGGCGGGGTGCGCATGCCGGCCGAACTGCCCTTCTCCGTGCGGGAGATCGAGGGCGTGCCGACGACGGACTTCGGCTGGCCGGTGGTCCCCGAGGCTCTGACGGAACTGCTCACCGGCTTCCACGAGCGCTACGGCGACCGGCTCCCGCCGATCGTCATCACCGAGAACGGCTGCTCGTACGAGGGCGTCGACGACCAGGAGCGGATCGCCTACCTGGACGGCCACATCCGCGCGCTGCACCGGGCCGTCGAGGCGGGCGTGGACGTACGCGGCTACTTCGTCTGGTCGCTGCTCGACAACTTCGAGTGGGCCGAGGGCTACGCACGGCGGTTCGGGCTCGTGCACGTGGACTTCGAGGACCCGGCGACGCTGACGCGGACGCCCAAGGCGTC containing:
- the leuA gene encoding 2-isopropylmalate synthase — translated: MANRQQPSSMPIHKYGRYEQVDIPDRTWPAKRVTTAPRWLSTDLRDGNQALIDPMSPERKRRMFDQLVKMGYKEIEVGFPASGQTDFDFVRSIIEEPGAIPDDVTISVLTQAREDLIERTVESLKGAKRATVHLYNATAPVFRRVVFRGSKDDIKQIAVDGTRLVMEYAEKLLGPETEFGYQYSPEIFTDTELDFALEVCEAVMDVWQPGPGREIILNLPATVERSTPSTHADRFEWMGRNLSRREHVCLSVHPHNDRGTAVAAAELALMAGADRIEGCLFGQGERTGNVDLVTLGMNLFSQGVDPQIDFSDIDEIRRVWEYCNQMEVHPRHPYVGDLVYTSFSGSHQDAIKKGFDAMEADAAARGVTVDDIEWAVPYLPIDPKDVGRSYEAVIRVNSQSGKGGIAYVLKNDHKLDLPRRMQIEFSKLIQAKTDAEGGEVTGGDIWAVFQDEYLPNPENPWGRVQVKNNQSTTDTDGVDTLKVEATVDGQDTVLTGSGNGPISAFFDALQSIGIDVRLLDYQEHTMSEGASAQAASYIECAIDGKVLWGIGIDANTTRASLKAVVSAVNRAAR
- a CDS encoding protealysin inhibitor emfourin, producing the protein MRIQVRRTGGFAGIERHAEVDTSGRSDAQEWHALAESAVASGRGTPPVGVPDGFSYQITVDGRTVYCADPRLTDEQRKLISRVLKEGA
- a CDS encoding GH1 family beta-glucosidase yields the protein MIRRMATDARGATNPIPQFPAGFLWGVSTSAHQIEGAVDKRERSVWDAFTAEPGRVKDGSTAATACDHYHRYPEDVALLAGLGVDAYRFSISWPRVNSPNGLDFYDRLVDELCAAGVRPVPTLFHWDLPVALDWLDRDTADRFAAYVSVVAERLGDRVQKWITINEPAEHTLLGHALGTHAPGRQLLFDALPAAHHQLLAHGRAVQALRAAGATDIGIANSHGPTWPASQEQADLEAAGFYDVLLNRLFADPLLLGAYPDGIGELLPGDVEADLKTISEPLDFYGVNYYAPTRVGAPQGTEIDFGGVRMPAELPFSVREIEGVPTTDFGWPVVPEALTELLTGFHERYGDRLPPIVITENGCSYEGVDDQERIAYLDGHIRALHRAVEAGVDVRGYFVWSLLDNFEWAEGYARRFGLVHVDFEDPATLTRTPKASYGWLRDVLRAQG
- a CDS encoding M4 family metallopeptidase codes for the protein MTTNGGFEPVFCTVVPPHVLDKLARNDDPALSGPARRTLMRDSELRGRRRVTTEFALAAAPAAKAPSDRPLRTIYDAEHRTALPGTKVSGEGADPGQDATVNRAYAGLGATFDLFLKAYARHSIDGDGLPLDATVHYDENYNNAFWNGEQMVFGDGDGEIFLDFTIPIDVIGHELTHGVTQYTANLTYYGQPGALNESMSDVFGALIKQYTLGQTAAEADWLIGAGLLAPSVTGKALRSMKEPGSAYDDDVLGKDPQPATMDDYVRTGRDNGGVHINSGIPNHAFYLAATALGGHAWEKAGQIWYDVLTGGELSDRALFTDFAGLTVKAARERFGDGGDEFQAVSKAWEQVGVRIL